TGGTGACAGACCGAATAATTCACAATTCGCGTTCAATGCGTCGCGTCGTTGCGTTTGATGATGACAGAGATACGTCTTTCGATTCGTTCAAAGCTTCGTTGGATGTACAGAGCTCTCGTTGTCACGTTTGTTATCGCGTAAAATCTTGTACGTTGTTCGTCGTGTCGTAGACACGTTAATCGAATCGATTGTGCTAATCTTGCCAAGGAATCAGCAACAACTTGATGCTAATGAACGCGATGGTAAATGCTTACTGTAACGTAGATTAGGGTGCGCGTTACATAGTTAGAGGAGGATAGCCGAGTTGATCGGTGGCGTAACTTGCGGTAAGTTAATTCCTACGCCACTCGGCtaaatattgaattacgtGAGATTCCGTTGATATGCAAACgaagattaataatttgtaaattcagCGCAAAATCATAGTTTTGTgaatatgattaaaaaatattggcaATTCGTAGCCTAGATTTTTACATAAGCTAtctctaaataaatatctctttTTATGTTTATCTTAGTTTCTGTAAGTGTcctgatatttataaacggTAGTGTACATGTAATTATGGGCTGAAGCTGCAGATCTCATGACATagattttattacttttcccCTCGATCCTCCGCTTACTCAAACATTCTCGCTATATAAAGCGGaagtatacgtataaaaataaaagtaatggTAGATTTTATTCACGCTATAATAACGATTGTAATCGTTAACATTAACGAATTGCTAGGTGATTATTGACGAGCGAATATGCTAATAATCTATTTCACTAATTGTATTCATTACCTGTTTACACGATGTAATTAGTAATTCGTATTATTCTTATTGTTGTTGATTTCGATgattcatttttatgaaaattaatgaaaaaacgcgatacaaaaataattgtattttgtatgGTAACTTGACGAATGAACTTCAATTTCGCGCctataatatttggtaaaCACCAACTTGATAAAACTACacgtaattttactttataaaaaataaaaattctgtcCTATATAATTCTGGAAATCCTTTCATAAACTCATCGCAAACATCCAAGCTGCAGGTACTGTAACTTGTATCCTATACTCTTTAAACAACAAACTGTGAACGTgtaaaaaaatagaacaaacgagaattaaaacattttatcgatttcgttgcaacattctatttttatacaatattttaaaggGCGTTATCTTTCCTCTTTTGTCTCTCCTCATTCAATTGCTCCAGCTCTCTGTATCTCTTTCTCGTCACGATATTCCGTGTACGTGAAACTTGTATTTAAACCTGAATAAAGATAGCTTCTCgggtaaatttatttcagagAAGCTcgcgtaatatttttcttcccttgTAGTTCTTAATACGCTACTGTTGAATTTCGtttgttaaacaatttattctaTCAAATAGCTAAAAGTAGAATTGTAAATTCACGTTGCCACGTAGTTATTCAAAAGGTAAATAACGACGAAGCCAAGAATCACGGACAAGAGCTGCAAAACGCCGGCGGATCGTCGCAGATTTCTGTGCCATCTCGCCCTCTCTCTTGGCAAGATTTCGCTAACCGTTACGTACAATAACGTTCCACCTGCTAAACCTTGAAGAATCGGTACAGCTACGTCTGTCCACTTATTCTGCATCTACACAAATCATTACGCAAATTACTGTTTTCTATTCCTACGATTTAACCCTCTTgcattcatttttcaatcaaCTAAATCagtttaattagaattaatctttttcagaaattagaacgattaaacttaaattattaatattattccaaaattaaaattgatcaaaCTCTTAGCTCTCAAAtcattttttcgatttttattaaatatttagatatacgacaaatataatttgtatgaaattgGATTAAGCATAGGTCGAAGAACcatattgattttatattagaaCCAAGTTAAATAGACGTAAATCTCTTACTCACTTTGAATGTTAACATTCCGATGCCTATACCAACTGCAGATCCAGCGGAGAATACAAAGATTGCTAGTACGAGCCTAAAAAGAGTATTATTAGCTCCGGCTAATTCTAATCCTAAACAGAATCCAACGACGAACTTATGGGAAGCTACTGCTCCAACTAACAAAAATACCTGTAATCAAAGattatgcaaaaattatattcccCATAAATGCACAGATATCCAGATATATTGAGTTTATCGCCATATCGTATCGTCCATATCACGTTTACGCTATTTGGAAGCATTACACACTTCGGACGTAGCCTTTTGCAGGCCAACCGCCAGTCCTTCGAGGACAGCATGGACCGTGAGCGCCAATAAAAGTCCCATGATGTTGGTATTGGAATCTGAACACGGCTCTGAATGATTGCCATGGCATAAAAACGTCTCTTCGTTGTTATAATGACATGGCGCGGTCGGTGTAAATTGCACCGCTCCGTAACCTTCGCGTTCCCAGTTGCTGATCATTCCGTTTCCATCTAGACTCGTCTGATAAGACGTATTAAAGTCGGCATTGGGGACGCCTCTGACAGTCCGCGTGCCCGTGGTATAGCTCACTTGATGCGAGTGACTCCGGCATCGCTCCCTGTAAATCCACAAATCCATTTTCACAATTGACTTTCACTTTACGTACGAATGGCCGGTTCATCAGTCGACTTTGATGCAACTAgcacaaatgaaatttcaattgatcCCAGCTGGTAATTCAATCTATCATCGCTAGAAAAGATGTAACAGCTCGAGACGTTTTATACGCTGTGcgaatttcgttttatacCAGCAGACTATGGCCACGGTATTATTCTGAACCacgtttattatattcattttaccGTAATTATATCTTGTAACATCATGGacattctttaattaaattcgtagTTGAGTAATATTTGGAACATTAATATCTCCCACGATGAATTCTAAAGTGCCAGCCAATCTGTCGACGTAAATCAGTTTAGTCTTCGCGCGAACGGTTCTTATATCAAGCTTGGAAAAAAACAGACGGTATCAGTAATGAAAGATAATCTCGtgttaatatcttttaattgtaTTGCATTTGATTAGTATCATATCGAAGTAATTCAATTGATCTCatcaaatacaaaaagaaagtATACATACgcattttgatagaaaattcctatttattttattgtaattcatttaattatgaaaaaaggCAAAATTGCtgtttatgatatatatattataaaaatgtaaaaaaaatgatcCATACCAATTTTAAACCCATTTCGATTTATCCACATATATATACCCAACCTATCGCAATGATAATCAAATGATAAATCAATCTTTCTGATTTAGTGTTCAATCTTCGTATTAACGTTCGATTTTCCGCATACAAAGATTATGCCGATTTTTCACACCAAAGCGaccaataatattaaaataacaaaagaatTACACAGTTATCAGAAGACAAGCGCAAGAACGTATCGTTTCTACTTCTCACCACGTTCCTGCTCCTCTTCCATTATCAGTTATTTACAAAGACACGGAGTGTATTATTAGACGATCTAGGATTAAACATAGGATTACTTACTATCGGCTGATTCATTCAAGCTGCAGACGAAATAATCAACTAGTTAAGTACAAGAGTTAAATGTAAGTTGCCattttagaaatagaaatcttATAAACCGGTTAAAATAAACTGCTATTATTCTGCAACAGATAAAATTGCTCAAATATTAAACGTCACTGTTGACAAGTATATTGAAACCTTCATTTTTGGAAAAGAATCAAAGTTAAGTAGATGAGACAGAAGATAGTTTGTAAGGTAGcagataacaaattttatctatttaattgATAAACTTTCGTAAACTTGATCAAGAAACTCTTCACATTATTTAACGTAGAATTATATACGatgttatatatgtactaatatattaatatttatcaatatataattaaatatatacatactatatCAATATACTGCTataggtatatgtatatgtaatctagaaaagtaaaatcaaaattaattttctgaataaCAAGAAACAgacatataaaaagaaatgacatGTAAAATCTTCAATTTGTGATCTATTACTCTGTGTATCGGTCTATTgtccattaatttttacattctagATGACATGTCAGCAACTTGAAATAGTGCTTGTAAACATAATTCGTCGTTGCAACACTAcaactaaatataaaaaattccattccGATATCAAAGTGCCATTAATCATCGTATCGCTATAGAATACTCCATAATCCTTTTCTTAAACAAGTAATCTTTGATTATCACGATATATTAAACAGAATCGTGCATGTACTTATATACGTACGGCTGGTTTCCATTATTCCAGTTCGAGTTTTCGTAACGATGTTCCTGCGGAACATGCTGGTCTTCACTGCCCCAAAAATAATGGACACATTCGTCTATAAGATACAAGAGAAGAAATCCGCATGAAAAAAGTAGTTCTGCGTGTTGAGACATAGATTCCCGTGTTTCCGGTAACATATGCAGAATAGAAGTTGCGAACAGAACGCCACCACCAAAACAAAGTGTGCAAGAGAGAAGGAGCTTCTGTTGAAGATATCTCACGCGTGAAACAAAACACACCGGTGCAACACCAACGACAAAGCTGCCAACGCCGATGATGATCATCGACGCGAGCTTCGCCTGGACCACGGTGACCATCATTTTCTACACGATGCACGGAATATGTTCACTGCTGACTGACACTGGCAGCAACACTCATCAAAACGATTGACGCTAATCTGGCAAGCGTGATAAGGTCAACCGACTCGAGAGATACGAACGCGATCACGAGTTCCTCTCACTCGAAAATTGATTATCGGGAAAATTCGATGGTTCTCGCGTCTGAAAATGGGCATCGTATCGAGACCCGTGACTTCGTTATTATCTGTCACTAACTACCGTGGTATACCGTGGTATCGAGATTCAGCAACGGCCGTCAATGATAAATGACACAGCATAGAGAACGCGTAAAGTAGCATTGGCCGGAAGCGATCCATAGGTGGAGACGGCAGCGATCGCagttttatttgatattgatAACCTTCTGCGATATATTCttacattctttatttaaCTACTCAgaatagtttctttaaatagcgaaagtataaaaatacgcTCTTCaataagtatataattatgttattttagcacaaatgtatatttataaaatgacaagtatttttaaacgttattttgtaaactTGTAAACGTACGACATAAATACTATTTCTATATAAGATTATGATATAACTACcttgtataatgtatatatatatacttatatttatatttttttaatactaaattaagactaattaagataaatactttcgatttttatactattacattacatatttttctgtatccttataatactaaatatatttgcaaagatattttcctttacacgttaatattttaaaataagtacaatttattatttaatcaattttcgaCGACCCGTTAGAAAGGATTATGAacatttatttgattatataaatattaaaaacgtgATTGATAGTATTACATAACAATCACATTTGCAATCAGAATTATGGTATTTTAGATACCATAATTATATAGATAGAATCATAggtattttagaaattgaaacagaaaaagtttaatttttcaaaagtttttAATACAAGAGAGGTACTGAAAatactatttaaattatacgtatttatgtatatgcttttgatttcttatatttatataacttaattttaaggaaaaaaattaagataattaaagaattaaatttattagtattGATTTCGTATTATTACCGACAAGtgttaaatatcaatataatgaATGCAATGAACCAGTGGCTTTCTCTGAGACAAGTAGATAAAAAATTGCTAAATCataaaagatgtaaatatattaatttaaacaaacttcgctcatataataaaacaaaaaatataagcTGTAAAGAGGAAgtgtttcatagaaaaatgtagATTGTGTTTTAAAACCTAAGTTCTATGTTCTAAGAGAGTCGACTATGTAAATATCTTGTagtataaaaaatcaaataaaaatcgatataacctacatttgtataaaaagTTTCCACTAGTAAagctgtaataaataataagtagaattaatattaactgGTATCacaaatataatgaaatattataaacgtaCTGCTAAGGTTATGTTACACGAGACAATTTAAAACGCTgcttttcttaattaaaatatgagtTCACGATAcaaatctaataataaatttaggcgtaaatatcaatatgatgatgaacaaaagaaaagtaaatacGATTCAAAATTACCATACAGTACAGATTATGACAAAAAAGGGATTTTAGACCAAAAAAGTGATTTTTCTCAAGAAATCACTAATAAGAATACCGAAGacttttattttagtaaatataagcatgaattgaataaaatattctcaggaaatttaaatgtaatccAGGATACTGatgatttttggaaatttgttaataaatatgaaactgtACAGAAAAAACTAAGAACTCCAGATATTTTACCTAATTTTTCACTAAATACTATCGGTGTGCCAGAAACATACCACAAATTACATtgcataaatttcaaattaagttataattttaatgaattatttgcaCGTGTAGTGCCAGTTAAAGCATTAACAAAAGAACGCTTATTGAAGTTTCagaacataattattttatatttagactttaagcaaaaagaaaaatttgccaaGCTAAAAAAGCTCAGGAAATCACAAGTAAATCTACCAGTTTATCAATATAAacatgaaattattgaaacaataaaacagGAACAGGTAGTTATAATAGCTGGTGATACTGGTTGTGGAAAATCCACTCAAGTGCCTCAATACTTATATGCAGCAGGTTTTCAAAAAATTGGTACGTACAATATAAGTCTTATATTTaagattacaaatattatattgaacaAACTATAacttttcaagaaatattatgttatactaaaaaaatactttttatagctTGTACACA
This DNA window, taken from Bombus pyrosoma isolate SC7728 linkage group LG6, ASM1482585v1, whole genome shotgun sequence, encodes the following:
- the LOC122568097 gene encoding zinc transporter ZIP3-like, translating into MMVTVVQAKLASMIIIGVGSFVVGVAPVCFVSRVRYLQQKLLLSCTLCFGGGVLFATSILHMLPETRESMSQHAELLFSCGFLLLYLIDECVHYFWGSEDQHVPQEHRYENSNWNNGNQPERCRSHSHQVSYTTGTRTVRGVPNADFNTSYQTSLDGNGMISNWEREGYGAVQFTPTAPCHYNNEETFLCHGNHSEPCSDSNTNIMGLLLALTVHAVLEGLAVGLQKATSEVFLLVGAVASHKFVVGFCLGLELAGANNTLFRLVLAIFVFSAGSAVGIGIGMLTFKMQNKWTDVAVPILQGLAGGTLLYVTVSEILPRERARWHRNLRRSAGVLQLLSVILGFVVIYLLNNYVAT